A genomic segment from Danio aesculapii chromosome 17, fDanAes4.1, whole genome shotgun sequence encodes:
- the hmbox1a gene encoding homeobox-containing protein 1a isoform X3, protein MSHYTDEPRFTIEQIDLLQRLRRSGMTKQEILHALDTLDRLDREHVEKFGHRHAHGGTSAINHGNSSNATTSSNSCTTSSNNLTASSSTTSTATQTGYRGNGLSPSPSNSYETSPPPTAPTSMPVVAPLVQNGRDALAAMSNGKLSPPRFTVSNVTSRAFPFEPPDEEMDIDDRVEELMRMDSAIIKEEIKAFLGNRRISQAVVAQVTGISQSRISHWLLQQGSDLSEQKKRAFYRWYQLEKTTPGATLAMRPTPMALEDIVEWRQTPPPISSTQGSFRLRRGSRFTWRKECLAVMESYFNDNQYPDEAKREEIANACNAVIQKPGKKLSDLERVTSLKVYNWFANRRKEIKRRANIAILESHGIDVQSPGGHSNSDEIDGNDYGEPVAADQVLGMDDNTGPNEHQDPIALAVEMAAVNHSILALARQGGSASDIKTEVLDDE, encoded by the exons ATGTCCCATTATACAGATGAGCCTCGTTTTACCATTGAGCAGATCGACTTGCTGCAGAGGCTACGTCGGAGTGGCATGACAAAGCAAGAGATCCTGCATGCTCTAGACACCCTTGACCGGCTGGACCGCGAGCATGTGGAGAAGTTTGGCCATCGGCACGCTCACGGTGGGACATCCGCCATCAATCATGGCAACAGCAGTAACGCCACCACCTCTTCCAACTCCTGCACTACCTCCTCCAACAACCTCACAGCCTCTTCTTCAACGACCTCTACAGCCACGCAGACGGGTTACCGTGGCAATGGCCTCTCCCCGTCTCCGAGCAACAGCTATGAAACCTCCCCTCCGCCGACCGCCCCCACCTCTATGCCAGTTGTAGCACCCCTGGTCCAAAATGGACGGGACGCCCTCGCCGCTATGTCCAATGGGAAACTCTCGCCACCCCGCTTCACTGTTAGCAACGTCACCTCACGGGCCTTTCCATTTGAGCCCCCCGATGAGGAAATGGACATTGATGACCGGGTCGAGGAGCTCATGAG AATGGACAGTGCTATAATTAAAGAAGAGATTAAAGCGTTCTTGGGGAACCGGCGAATATCACAGGCAGTAGTTGCCCAAGTGACAG GTATCAGTCAGAGCAGGATCTCTCATTGGCTTCTCCAACAGGGCTCAGACCTCAGCGAGCAGAAGAAAAGAGCTTTCTACCGCTGGTACCAACTGGAGAAAACCACACCTG GTGCGACGCTAGCGATGCGTCCCACACCGATGGCCCTGGAGGACATTGTGGAGTGGCGTCAGACTCCTCCACCCATCAGCAGCACGCAGGGCAGCTTCCGTCTGCGGCGCGGCAGCCGCTTCACCTGGAGGAAAGAGTGTCTGGCCGTCATGGAGAG TTACTTCAATGACAACCAGTACCCAGACGAAGCCAAACGAGAGGAAATTGCCAACGCCTGCAATGCAGTAATTCAGAAACCAG GGAAGAAGCTTTCAGATCTTGAGAGGGTCACGTCTCTGAAAGTTTACAACTGGTTCGCCAACAGACGGAAGGAAATTAAGAGAAGAGCTAACATAG CAATCCTGGAGAGTCATGGAATTGATGTCCAAAGCCCGGGAGGTCATTCTAACAGCGACGAGATCGATGGAAATGACTACGGTGAACCGGTAGCTGCTGACCAAGTTTTGGGAATG GACGACAACACTGGCCCGAATGAGCACCAGGACCCCATTGCTCTGGCAGTAGAGATGGCCGCCGTCAACCACAGCATTTTGGCGCTGGCCCGACAAGGCGGATCAGCCAGCGACATCAAGACAGAAGTGCTGGACGACGAGTGA
- the hmbox1a gene encoding homeobox-containing protein 1a isoform X1, giving the protein MSHYTDEPRFTIEQIDLLQRLRRSGMTKQEILHALDTLDRLDREHVEKFGHRHAHGGTSAINHGNSSNATTSSNSCTTSSNNLTASSSTTSTATQTGYRGNGLSPSPSNSYETSPPPTAPTSMPVVAPLVQNGRDALAAMSNGKLSPPRFTVSNVTSRAFPFEPPDEEMDIDDRVEELMRMDSAIIKEEIKAFLGNRRISQAVVAQVTGISQSRISHWLLQQGSDLSEQKKRAFYRWYQLEKTTPGATLAMRPTPMALEDIVEWRQTPPPISSTQGSFRLRRGSRFTWRKECLAVMESYFNDNQYPDEAKREEIANACNAVIQKPGKKLSDLERVTSLKVYNWFANRRKEIKRRANIEAAILESHGIDVQSPGGHSNSDEIDGNDYGEPVAADQVLGMDDNTGPNEHQDPIALAVEMAAVNHSILALARQGGSASDIKTEVLDDE; this is encoded by the exons ATGTCCCATTATACAGATGAGCCTCGTTTTACCATTGAGCAGATCGACTTGCTGCAGAGGCTACGTCGGAGTGGCATGACAAAGCAAGAGATCCTGCATGCTCTAGACACCCTTGACCGGCTGGACCGCGAGCATGTGGAGAAGTTTGGCCATCGGCACGCTCACGGTGGGACATCCGCCATCAATCATGGCAACAGCAGTAACGCCACCACCTCTTCCAACTCCTGCACTACCTCCTCCAACAACCTCACAGCCTCTTCTTCAACGACCTCTACAGCCACGCAGACGGGTTACCGTGGCAATGGCCTCTCCCCGTCTCCGAGCAACAGCTATGAAACCTCCCCTCCGCCGACCGCCCCCACCTCTATGCCAGTTGTAGCACCCCTGGTCCAAAATGGACGGGACGCCCTCGCCGCTATGTCCAATGGGAAACTCTCGCCACCCCGCTTCACTGTTAGCAACGTCACCTCACGGGCCTTTCCATTTGAGCCCCCCGATGAGGAAATGGACATTGATGACCGGGTCGAGGAGCTCATGAG AATGGACAGTGCTATAATTAAAGAAGAGATTAAAGCGTTCTTGGGGAACCGGCGAATATCACAGGCAGTAGTTGCCCAAGTGACAG GTATCAGTCAGAGCAGGATCTCTCATTGGCTTCTCCAACAGGGCTCAGACCTCAGCGAGCAGAAGAAAAGAGCTTTCTACCGCTGGTACCAACTGGAGAAAACCACACCTG GTGCGACGCTAGCGATGCGTCCCACACCGATGGCCCTGGAGGACATTGTGGAGTGGCGTCAGACTCCTCCACCCATCAGCAGCACGCAGGGCAGCTTCCGTCTGCGGCGCGGCAGCCGCTTCACCTGGAGGAAAGAGTGTCTGGCCGTCATGGAGAG TTACTTCAATGACAACCAGTACCCAGACGAAGCCAAACGAGAGGAAATTGCCAACGCCTGCAATGCAGTAATTCAGAAACCAG GGAAGAAGCTTTCAGATCTTGAGAGGGTCACGTCTCTGAAAGTTTACAACTGGTTCGCCAACAGACGGAAGGAAATTAAGAGAAGAGCTAACATAG AAGCAGCAATCCTGGAGAGTCATGGAATTGATGTCCAAAGCCCGGGAGGTCATTCTAACAGCGACGAGATCGATGGAAATGACTACGGTGAACCGGTAGCTGCTGACCAAGTTTTGGGAATG GACGACAACACTGGCCCGAATGAGCACCAGGACCCCATTGCTCTGGCAGTAGAGATGGCCGCCGTCAACCACAGCATTTTGGCGCTGGCCCGACAAGGCGGATCAGCCAGCGACATCAAGACAGAAGTGCTGGACGACGAGTGA
- the hmbox1a gene encoding homeobox-containing protein 1a isoform X4, producing MSHYTDEPRFTIEQIDLLQRLRRSGMTKQEILHALDTLDRLDREHVEKFGHRHAHGGTSAINHGNSSNATTSSNSCTTSSNNLTASSSTTSTATQTGYRGNGLSPSPSNSYETSPPPTAPTSMPVVAPLVQNGRDALAAMSNGKLSPPRFTVSNVTSRAFPFEPPDEEMDIDDRVEELMRMDSAIIKEEIKAFLGNRRISQAVVAQVTGISQSRISHWLLQQGSDLSEQKKRAFYRWYQLEKTTPGATLAMRPTPMALEDIVEWRQTPPPISSTQGSFRLRRGSRFTWRKECLAVMESYFNDNQYPDEAKREEIANACNAVIQKPGKKLSDLERVTSLKVYNWFANRRKEIKRRANIEAAILESHGIDVQSPGGHSNSDEIDGNDYGEPVAADQVLGMVCEAKAEGFRSTSSSLLPYRTTTLARMSTRTPLLWQ from the exons ATGTCCCATTATACAGATGAGCCTCGTTTTACCATTGAGCAGATCGACTTGCTGCAGAGGCTACGTCGGAGTGGCATGACAAAGCAAGAGATCCTGCATGCTCTAGACACCCTTGACCGGCTGGACCGCGAGCATGTGGAGAAGTTTGGCCATCGGCACGCTCACGGTGGGACATCCGCCATCAATCATGGCAACAGCAGTAACGCCACCACCTCTTCCAACTCCTGCACTACCTCCTCCAACAACCTCACAGCCTCTTCTTCAACGACCTCTACAGCCACGCAGACGGGTTACCGTGGCAATGGCCTCTCCCCGTCTCCGAGCAACAGCTATGAAACCTCCCCTCCGCCGACCGCCCCCACCTCTATGCCAGTTGTAGCACCCCTGGTCCAAAATGGACGGGACGCCCTCGCCGCTATGTCCAATGGGAAACTCTCGCCACCCCGCTTCACTGTTAGCAACGTCACCTCACGGGCCTTTCCATTTGAGCCCCCCGATGAGGAAATGGACATTGATGACCGGGTCGAGGAGCTCATGAG AATGGACAGTGCTATAATTAAAGAAGAGATTAAAGCGTTCTTGGGGAACCGGCGAATATCACAGGCAGTAGTTGCCCAAGTGACAG GTATCAGTCAGAGCAGGATCTCTCATTGGCTTCTCCAACAGGGCTCAGACCTCAGCGAGCAGAAGAAAAGAGCTTTCTACCGCTGGTACCAACTGGAGAAAACCACACCTG GTGCGACGCTAGCGATGCGTCCCACACCGATGGCCCTGGAGGACATTGTGGAGTGGCGTCAGACTCCTCCACCCATCAGCAGCACGCAGGGCAGCTTCCGTCTGCGGCGCGGCAGCCGCTTCACCTGGAGGAAAGAGTGTCTGGCCGTCATGGAGAG TTACTTCAATGACAACCAGTACCCAGACGAAGCCAAACGAGAGGAAATTGCCAACGCCTGCAATGCAGTAATTCAGAAACCAG GGAAGAAGCTTTCAGATCTTGAGAGGGTCACGTCTCTGAAAGTTTACAACTGGTTCGCCAACAGACGGAAGGAAATTAAGAGAAGAGCTAACATAG AAGCAGCAATCCTGGAGAGTCATGGAATTGATGTCCAAAGCCCGGGAGGTCATTCTAACAGCGACGAGATCGATGGAAATGACTACGGTGAACCGGTAGCTGCTGACCAAGTTTTGGGAATG GTTTGCGAGGCAAAAGCAGAGGGCTTCAGATCCACCTCTAGTTCTCTGCTTCCCTACAGGACGACAACACTGGCCCGAATGAGCACCAGGACCCCATTGCTCTGGCAGTAG
- the hmbox1a gene encoding homeobox-containing protein 1a isoform X2, which produces MSHYTDEPRFTIEQIDLLQRLRRSGMTKQEILHALDTLDRLDREHVEKFGHRHAHGGTSAINHGNSSNATTSSNSCTTSSNNLTASSSTTSTATQTGYRGNGLSPSPSNSYETSPPPTAPTSMPVVAPLVQNGRDALAAMSNGKLSPPRFTVSNVTSRAFPFEPPDEEMDIDDRVEELMRMDSAIIKEEIKAFLGNRRISQAVVAQVTGISQSRISHWLLQQGSDLSEQKKRAFYRWYQLEKTTPGATLAMRPTPMALEDIVEWRQTPPPISSTQGSFRLRRGSRFTWRKECLAVMESYFNDNQYPDEAKREEIANACNAVIQKPGKKLSDLERVTSLKVYNWFANRRKEIKRRANIAAILESHGIDVQSPGGHSNSDEIDGNDYGEPVAADQVLGMDDNTGPNEHQDPIALAVEMAAVNHSILALARQGGSASDIKTEVLDDE; this is translated from the exons ATGTCCCATTATACAGATGAGCCTCGTTTTACCATTGAGCAGATCGACTTGCTGCAGAGGCTACGTCGGAGTGGCATGACAAAGCAAGAGATCCTGCATGCTCTAGACACCCTTGACCGGCTGGACCGCGAGCATGTGGAGAAGTTTGGCCATCGGCACGCTCACGGTGGGACATCCGCCATCAATCATGGCAACAGCAGTAACGCCACCACCTCTTCCAACTCCTGCACTACCTCCTCCAACAACCTCACAGCCTCTTCTTCAACGACCTCTACAGCCACGCAGACGGGTTACCGTGGCAATGGCCTCTCCCCGTCTCCGAGCAACAGCTATGAAACCTCCCCTCCGCCGACCGCCCCCACCTCTATGCCAGTTGTAGCACCCCTGGTCCAAAATGGACGGGACGCCCTCGCCGCTATGTCCAATGGGAAACTCTCGCCACCCCGCTTCACTGTTAGCAACGTCACCTCACGGGCCTTTCCATTTGAGCCCCCCGATGAGGAAATGGACATTGATGACCGGGTCGAGGAGCTCATGAG AATGGACAGTGCTATAATTAAAGAAGAGATTAAAGCGTTCTTGGGGAACCGGCGAATATCACAGGCAGTAGTTGCCCAAGTGACAG GTATCAGTCAGAGCAGGATCTCTCATTGGCTTCTCCAACAGGGCTCAGACCTCAGCGAGCAGAAGAAAAGAGCTTTCTACCGCTGGTACCAACTGGAGAAAACCACACCTG GTGCGACGCTAGCGATGCGTCCCACACCGATGGCCCTGGAGGACATTGTGGAGTGGCGTCAGACTCCTCCACCCATCAGCAGCACGCAGGGCAGCTTCCGTCTGCGGCGCGGCAGCCGCTTCACCTGGAGGAAAGAGTGTCTGGCCGTCATGGAGAG TTACTTCAATGACAACCAGTACCCAGACGAAGCCAAACGAGAGGAAATTGCCAACGCCTGCAATGCAGTAATTCAGAAACCAG GGAAGAAGCTTTCAGATCTTGAGAGGGTCACGTCTCTGAAAGTTTACAACTGGTTCGCCAACAGACGGAAGGAAATTAAGAGAAGAGCTAACATAG CAGCAATCCTGGAGAGTCATGGAATTGATGTCCAAAGCCCGGGAGGTCATTCTAACAGCGACGAGATCGATGGAAATGACTACGGTGAACCGGTAGCTGCTGACCAAGTTTTGGGAATG GACGACAACACTGGCCCGAATGAGCACCAGGACCCCATTGCTCTGGCAGTAGAGATGGCCGCCGTCAACCACAGCATTTTGGCGCTGGCCCGACAAGGCGGATCAGCCAGCGACATCAAGACAGAAGTGCTGGACGACGAGTGA